The following coding sequences lie in one Hippopotamus amphibius kiboko isolate mHipAmp2 chromosome 7, mHipAmp2.hap2, whole genome shotgun sequence genomic window:
- the SIX3 gene encoding homeobox protein SIX3, with protein sequence MVFRSPLDLYSSHFLLPNFADSHHRSLLLASSGGGNGAGGGGGAGGGGGGGNCAGGGGAGGAGGGGSGGGSRAPPEELSMFQLPTLNFSPEQVASVCETLEETGDIERLGRFLWSLPVAPGACEAINKHESILRARAVVAFHTGNFRDLYHILENHKFTKESHGKLQAMWLEAHYQEAEKLRGRPLGPVDKYRVRKKFPLPRTIWDGEQKTHCFKERTRSLLREWYLQDPYPNPSKKRELAQATGLTPTQVGNWFKNRRQRDRAAAAKNRLQHQAIGPSGMRSLAEPGCPTHGSAESPSTAASPTTSVSSLTERADTGTSILSVTSSDSECDV encoded by the exons ATGGTATTCCGCTCCCCCCTAGACCTCTATTCCTCCCACTTCTTGTTGCCAAACTTCGCCGATTCTCACCACCGCTCGCTACTTCTGGCGAGTAGCGGCGGCGGGAACGGtgcgggaggcggcggcggcgcgggaggcggcggcggcggcgggaacTGTGCGGGAGGCGGCGGTGCTGGCGGAgcaggcggcggcggcagcggcggcggctcCAGGGCCCCCCCGGAAGAGTTGTCCATGTTCCAGCTGCCCACCCTCAACTTCTCGCCGGAGCAGGTGGCCAGCGTCTGCGAGACGCTGGAGGAGACGGGCGACATCGAGCGGCTGGGCCGCTTCCTCTGGTCGCTGCCCGTGGCCCCCGGGGCGTGCGAGGCCATCAACAAGCACGAGTCGATCCTGCGCGCGCGCGCCGTGGTCGCCTTCCACACGGGCAACTTCCGCGACCTCTACCACATCCTGGAGAACCACAAGTTCACCAAGGAGTCTCACGGCAAGCTGCAGGCCATGTGGCTCGAGGCGCACTACCAGGAGGCCGAGAAGCTGCGCGGCCGCCCGCTCGGCCCGGTGGACAAGTACCGCGTGCGCAAGAAGTTCCCGCTGCCGCGCACCATCTGGGACGGCGAGCAGAAGACGCATTGCTTCAAGGAGCGGACTCGGAGCCTGCTGCGGGAGTGGTACCTGCAGGACCCCTACCCCAACCCCAGCAAGAAACGCGAACTGGCGCAGGCCACCGGCCTCACCCCCACACAAGTAGGCAACTGGTTTAAGAACCGGAGACAGCGCGACCGCGCCGCCGCGGCCAAGAACAG GCTCCAGCACCAGGCCATCGGACCGAGCGGCATGCGCTCGCTGGCCGAGCCCGGATGCCCCACGCACGGCTCTGCAGAGTCGCCGTCCACCGCGGCCAGTCCCACCACCAGCGTGTCCAGCCTGACGGAGCGCGCGGATACCGGCACCTCCATCCTCTCGGTAACCTCCAGCGACTCGGAATGTGATGTATGA